The DNA segment CGCGTCAGGGCCCGGGAACCTCTGTTCCCGGGCCCTGACGTCGATGGTGCGGGGTCGTTACGCGGGCTGCGGCTCGCCGCCGAAGCGCTCCTTGTACGCCTCCAGGTCGTCGTCCGTCAGCTTGGCGAACAGGACCGGCGGGACGGTGAAGGGGGTGCCGGCGGGGACCGAGGCGAGCGTGCGGGTCTCCTCGGTGCCGGCCCAGGTCGCGGTGTCACCGGGCAGGGTGAAGACCTGGCGCATCGCCGCCGACGTCGACGGGATGAACGGCTCCGACACCACCGCGTACAGGCGGATCAGGTTCATCGCCGTACGCAGCGTGAGGGCGGCGGCGTCCTGGTCGGTCTTGATCTCCAGCCAGGGGGCCTTCTCCTCCAGGTAGGAGTTGCCCGCGGACCACAGGGCGCGCAGCGCGGCCGCCGCCTTGCGGAACTGCAGCGCCTCCATCTGGGACTCGTACTCCGCGAGGAGCGACGTGATCTCCTCCCCGAGCCTGCTCTCGGCCTCGCCGGGCTCGCCGCCCGCCGGGACCTCCTCGCCGAAGCGCTTCTTCGAGAAGGACAGGACGCGGTTGACGAAGTTGCCCAGGGTGTCGGCCAGATCCTTGTTCACCGTGGCGGTGAAGTGCTCCCAGGTGAACGACGCGTCGTCCGACTCCGGCGCGTTGGCGATCAGGAAGTACCGCCAGTAGTCGGCCGGGAGGATGTCCAGCGCCTGGTCGGTGAAGACACCGCGCTTCTGCGAGGTGGAGAACTTGCCGCCGTAGTACGTCAGCCAGTTGAAGGCCTTGACGTAGTCGACCTTCTTCCACGGCTCGCGGACACCCAGCTGCGTGGCCGGGAACATCACCGTGTGGAACGGGACGTTGTCCTTCGCCATGAACTCCGTGTAGCGCACGGTGTCGTCCGCCTCGTACCACCACGACTTCCAGTCGCGCGTCTCACCGTCGGGCGCGGAGTCCGCCCACTCCTTCGTCGCGGCGATGTACTCGATCGGGGCGTCGAACCAGACGTAGAAGACCTTGCCCTCGGCCGCCAGCTCTGGCCAGGTGTCGGCCGGCACGGGGACACCCCAGTCCAGGTCGCGGGTGATCGCACGGTCGTGCAGGCCCTCGGTCAGCCACTTGCGCGCGATGGACGCGGCCAGCTGCGGCCACTCCTCCTCGTGCCGGGCCACCCACTCCTCGACCTCGTGCTGGAGCTTCGACTGGAGGAGGAAGAGGTGCTTGGTCTCGCGGACCTCCAGCTCCGTGGAGCCGGAGATCGCCGACCGCGGGTCGATCAGGTCGGTCGGGTCCAGCACGCGGGTGCAGTTCTCGCACTGGTCGCCGCGTGCCTTGTCGTAACCGCAGTGCGGGCAGGTGCCCTCCACGTAGCGGTCCGGGAGGAAGCGGCCGTCGGCCGGGCTGTAGACCTGGCGGATCGCGCGCTCCTCGATGAACCCGTTCTCCCGGAGGCGGCGGGCGAAGTGCTGCGTGATCTCCACGTTCTGCTGCGAGGAACTGCGGCCGAAGTGGTCGAAGGCGAGGGCGAAGCCGTCGTAGACCGCCTTCTGCGCGTCGTGCGCCTGCGCGCAGAACACGTCGACGGGCAGGCCCTGCTCCTTCGCGGCCAGCTCGGCCGGGGTGCCGTGCTCGTCCGTCGCGCAGATGTACAGGACGTCGTGGCCGCGCCGGCGCAGGTAACGGGAGTAGACGTCCGCCGGGAGCATGGACCCCACCATGTTGCCCAGGTGCTTGATCCCGTTGATGTACGGAAGGGCGCTGGTGATGAGGTGTCGAGCCATCGGAGGCTGCTCCCGGGTTGAAACGTACGGAACCTTCAAATCGTAGCCGACACGGGTACGCCGCTCGCTTCTCGTTTTATGGGATGAGAAGCGGGCGGCGTGGGATGCCCGGGGGCGGTTGCGGCTGTGGGCCGCAGCCACGGGTTGCAGCGGTGGGTCCAGCTGTGGAGCGGAGCCGTGGTTACGGGCGCCAGGACTTCAGCACTGCCTTGTAGAGCTCCTTGTCGGTGAGTTCCAGCGGGGACTCGC comes from the Streptomyces sp. KMM 9044 genome and includes:
- the metG gene encoding methionine--tRNA ligase, which encodes MARHLITSALPYINGIKHLGNMVGSMLPADVYSRYLRRRGHDVLYICATDEHGTPAELAAKEQGLPVDVFCAQAHDAQKAVYDGFALAFDHFGRSSSQQNVEITQHFARRLRENGFIEERAIRQVYSPADGRFLPDRYVEGTCPHCGYDKARGDQCENCTRVLDPTDLIDPRSAISGSTELEVRETKHLFLLQSKLQHEVEEWVARHEEEWPQLAASIARKWLTEGLHDRAITRDLDWGVPVPADTWPELAAEGKVFYVWFDAPIEYIAATKEWADSAPDGETRDWKSWWYEADDTVRYTEFMAKDNVPFHTVMFPATQLGVREPWKKVDYVKAFNWLTYYGGKFSTSQKRGVFTDQALDILPADYWRYFLIANAPESDDASFTWEHFTATVNKDLADTLGNFVNRVLSFSKKRFGEEVPAGGEPGEAESRLGEEITSLLAEYESQMEALQFRKAAAALRALWSAGNSYLEEKAPWLEIKTDQDAAALTLRTAMNLIRLYAVVSEPFIPSTSAAMRQVFTLPGDTATWAGTEETRTLASVPAGTPFTVPPVLFAKLTDDDLEAYKERFGGEPQPA